The nucleotide sequence CAATTGGGaaggaaaggatatcagagatgaTTCTTCAGGCTCTTAGGAGTGATGATTTTAATACTTCTTATTGCTACTTGACTTTGGCCATTATCAAAAACACTATGAGGTTCAGAAAACATTCCACGATCAATAAATAGAGGAAATTTTTATAATTCTCTTACCTAAACCAAGGGTTAACCTAACCCATTGGCCATTCAACTTCCTCAGCAAACAACTAGGATTTTGCATAAGGATGGACAGTGTGCTGAATCTCATTGCTAAAGGAAATGTAGAGTAATTATATAGGATGAAACTTATATTAATTAATGAGATTTaaagtttgctttatttttaacatattcatCTGTATCTCTTTTTCAGAAGCTGCtagtctgtctccaaaaaaagtaaGTATGTTGAATAACATTTTAATGTCAGTAACTATTGACTGTCATTTAGTCAACATATATGTAGGATAAATTATGTTTAGGGGGATTCGAGAGGGAGGCAAACACACATGGAGAAATGGTATCTGTTCTCCAGAAGGCAACTGAAGAAATATGACATACATATAaacaaccatattttaaaaatgttttttaaaaatgccagagTTAAAGAAGGGAGAACTGCCTTCCAGCTGAGAGGTTGGTGATGTTTTCATAAAAGGCATAACGTGTAAAAGGCAGAGCAAAAGTACCCTGATAAATTGCACAGgctctggattcaaatcctaacTCTACTACTTACCAGCATTTATCTTCAACAAGTTATCTCTATTTCTAAGCTTTAATTTTCACATTTGTAAAGAGAGGTAATAGTAGAATTTACTCTAGTTGTTCTGAAGATTAAACAAGAAAATTCATGTAAGATTTAAGTTTAACGCCTAGCCCAGAAATGCCCAGCAATTGTTAACTGAGTGtagcagaaaaaaacagaataccAGTAGTGCTAGTATTTGTCATAGTGATAACACTAGTACTTAAAAAAGTGGCCAAGCAACATCTGAATATCTGAGCTGGGACTTCCAGCCCTTGTAGTATATCTAATAGTGGCCTAGCTTGGGGTCTGGGAGGAAAACAGGACATTTGCTTGTATATGACACAGGTGGATTGCAGCATTTACAAGAAGTATCCAGTGGTGGCCATTCCCTGCCCCATCACATACCTGCCAGTTTGTGGTTCTGACTACATCACCTATGGGAATGAATGTCACTTGTGTACCGAGAGCTTGTGAGTACCtcataagaagaaaatgagatcTGGAGTCAGTGCTCTCTACTACAAACGCTTCTACTTTCCAGGATCCAGCTTAAATCTCTATAAGCTGTAATTTATAATTATTCCCACCCAGAACAGCAGGTGGGGATAGAAAACTGACTGTTGCACAATCAGACAGGGTAGAGTCACCTGCTCTGCCAGCTTGGACTAGTCCCATCCCATCACAGAACCTCCAGTTCCTGTCTGTCAATTGTGAGAATCCAGTAAGACTGTGGATTCTCAAACTGCTGTCCCCAAAGCACAGAGGTTCTATAGAGGCAAGTCAGGAGTCACCATTAGGGTTAAAGGGACCATTTGGGGTAGTTTACAACATAAAGTTCAGCTTTGACTATTTTAAGTAGTGGAGTGCCATACAATATCATGTTTGAAGAAAGGGCCCTGAATCCCCACCCcccataaaataattgaaaactacTACACTACCTGACTTAGATTCTAAGATAATTAACATTCTCACTGCAGCTTGATTCTTAGACAAAGTGTCCCTAGAGGTTCTTTATCTTCGAATTTCTAGAGGCTCTAAGTATCTGTAGCTTTAAGGGGGGAATAAGGCTACAAAAATGATTACTTTTCCTTTATCTAAAATAAGGGATGCAAGCCGTCAGTATTTGGACAAGAATACCACGGACATGTTTTGTTTAGGTATTTTCTTTGGCCCACAAAATGTTTTTGCAGAAATGTAGCTAGGCAGATGTCACTTCTTTGGTACAAGACATGCAAATTACACTTAACTGTCTCATAGCAAGTCCGCTGTGATCATCGTTAACTCTTTTAGGCCACTGGATTTTGGACACTTAGATCTTGCGTTTTCATCTTTGTGATTATCTTAGCAAGTGAGAACAACAAGCCCTTAGCCCAAAAGGACATGTCTATGTATTTATTCCTATTTGGGAGGTTTTATTTCACAAAAGGGAAAATTCTGTAACATAGGCAGACTGGGAAACTAGCCCTTGGCCAGGAAACTAGCTGTTTTCAAGGGACACTGGAGAGAAACATGATGAAAGTCCTCCTCACTAATGCAGGATCCAGCTTCGTCAAAGGACTTGCTGACCAGGAAAAGCTGAGAGACAGGCCCTCTCAATTTTGTCAGAGTactctttctttgttgtgttAAGTCACTGGGTGGTCAGTGGGGCTCTGGAATCAGAGGAGGCAGCAGAGGGGTGGAATTATCACTGGACTAGGGAAATTCTGCTTCTTCCTCCGTCAGAATGTGCTTTGGCAAGGTCATTCattttctgagactcagtttccttatctgtaaaatgaggtgcTGCCTCATAATCTCTATAGTTCCTTTCAGCTCTAACATTACATAAAATTTCCTCTTGTGCTAATGAATCTTGTGAACTGTGTCTTCCCTTAGGAAAAGTAATGGAAGAGTTCAGTTTCTTCACGATGGAAGTTGCTAAATTCTCCATGGACATAGAGAGAAAGGAATGATAttctcatcatcatcttcatcatcccaGGCTCTGACTGAGTTTCTTTCAGTTTTACTGATGTTCTGagtgggggacagagccagattcAGAGTAATCTTGATTGAATGGAGAAAGTTTCTGTGCTACCCCTACAAACGCATGCCTCACTGACagaccagcattttttttttaacacgtcAATAAAAAAATAATCTCCCAGAAAGTTTATCTTTGCTtctgtttgtgtttgtttcttaGATCGGGGTATAAAATAAcacaattataaaagaaaattgaaaaacacaCAAGTCTTGATGTTTAGGAAATACTTTTATACAAAGAATCCCAATCAGCTTCCAAGaaacacatgcacaccacacacacaaacacacacacacgatacacagacatacacacacacacaaatgccagTGAACACCACACCTTCTCCTGGAGTCTTTATCCACTAGCGACAAGTCTATGTACTATACCGTTGCTTTACATTggtctctttttttaaaagaccctTAAAAGAGAACCTCTCTTGTTCCAGGAAGTCATTTCTGGAAGGGAAGTTTTTCTTCCTATTCCTTTACAGAAACATACCACAATTTCTCATAGGCCAGCTCTTCTAGAGTGCTGATGGGAAAGCCACTGCTTCAACAGGAAGCATGTCCATTGTTGTAGAGATCTGATTGTTGAGATGTTCTACTTGTTTAGAATTGAAGACTACATTCATGAGGCTATCAACCATCAGCGCCAGTGAGACTACATAACAAAGAAGTTCACCCTTTTTGCCAATTAACagaattttcattatttaaaaatgaatattctgtc is from Pan troglodytes isolate AG18354 chromosome 4, NHGRI_mPanTro3-v2.0_pri, whole genome shotgun sequence and encodes:
- the SPINK7 gene encoding serine protease inhibitor Kazal-type 7 — encoded protein: MKITGGLLLLCTVVYFCSSSEAASLSPKKVDCSIYKKYPVVAIPCPITYLPVCGSDYITYGNECHLCTESLKSNGRVQFLHDGSC